The following are from one region of the Acidobacteriota bacterium genome:
- a CDS encoding glycosyltransferase yields MGQPLPPPSAAGSVVAGSLLVLAPHYDDEVLGCGGLLLQRLAAGARVQVLFLSDGGGGEEAIADRQAYRERRRREAEAVAAELALEPLVHLDLPDGGLEDHLDDLARGIRQALEEQPFEALLVPSPLEASADHRAVFAALHRLLAPLRSSSEDDELLLERTRSLQILVYEINRPAFPDLLIDVSAEVPRLAELMELYASQQERRDYWRASLGLRQYRTLTLPSAVAAAEGYRRLVVEDFVTRSPAQLVSFLGGAPAVSTVRDGPLVSVIVRTKDRPELLAEALASLADSSYRRVELVLVNDGGETPRPAAEFPFPIRRVDLAENRGRAEAANAGITAATGDYVAFLDDDDLLAPEHLATLVGMVGGSGVRVAYSDAAVGIYELDGDGWSCRERRLPYSRDFDPDRLLVDNYIPFHTLLIERRLFDEVGLFDAALPIFEDWDFLIRLARHTPFRHLAQVTCEYRHFRGADHHALGESPRQRSDFLAVKARVLATHQADLTAERLAAVVEGLRRETVEAVEEASASRQHAVEERRRHAATAERYHRLNGEIGPLRQDHQRLQADLQRLYEEEAALRAVVEDQNQHLGRTYDEIARLEGVIEEMEATRAWRWHLRWRRWTGR; encoded by the coding sequence ATGGGCCAGCCCTTGCCTCCGCCCTCCGCTGCCGGCTCGGTGGTCGCTGGCAGCTTGCTGGTGCTGGCGCCTCACTACGATGACGAAGTGCTCGGCTGCGGCGGCCTGTTGCTGCAGCGCCTCGCCGCCGGCGCCCGCGTCCAAGTGCTGTTTCTGAGCGACGGCGGCGGAGGTGAGGAAGCGATCGCCGATCGGCAGGCCTATCGCGAGCGCCGGCGCCGGGAAGCGGAAGCGGTGGCCGCCGAGCTCGCGCTCGAGCCGCTGGTTCACCTCGACCTGCCCGACGGCGGCCTCGAGGATCACCTCGACGACCTCGCCCGAGGCATCCGGCAGGCCCTCGAGGAGCAGCCCTTCGAAGCCCTTCTGGTGCCCTCCCCTCTCGAGGCGAGCGCCGACCATCGGGCCGTGTTCGCCGCCCTCCATCGCCTGCTGGCGCCGCTGCGCTCGTCGTCCGAAGACGACGAGCTCTTGCTCGAGCGCACCCGCAGCCTGCAGATCCTGGTTTACGAGATCAACCGGCCGGCCTTCCCGGATCTCCTGATCGATGTCAGCGCCGAGGTGCCGCGGCTCGCCGAGTTGATGGAGCTCTACGCCAGCCAGCAGGAGCGCCGCGACTACTGGCGCGCCTCCCTCGGGCTGCGCCAGTACCGCACCTTGACCCTGCCGTCGGCGGTCGCGGCGGCGGAGGGCTACCGCCGCCTGGTGGTCGAGGATTTCGTCACGCGCAGCCCCGCCCAGCTGGTCTCATTCCTGGGCGGAGCGCCGGCCGTGTCGACGGTGCGCGACGGCCCGCTGGTGTCGGTGATCGTGCGCACCAAGGACCGGCCCGAGCTGCTGGCGGAGGCCTTGGCCAGCCTTGCCGACAGCTCCTATCGGCGGGTCGAGCTGGTGCTGGTGAACGATGGCGGCGAGACGCCTCGGCCGGCCGCCGAGTTTCCCTTTCCGATCCGGCGGGTCGATCTGGCCGAGAACCGTGGCCGGGCGGAGGCGGCCAATGCCGGGATCACCGCCGCCACCGGCGATTACGTGGCCTTTCTCGACGACGATGACCTGCTGGCTCCGGAGCATCTCGCCACCCTCGTCGGCATGGTCGGTGGCTCGGGTGTTCGCGTGGCCTACAGCGATGCCGCCGTCGGCATCTACGAGCTCGATGGTGACGGTTGGAGCTGCCGCGAGCGGCGCTTGCCCTACAGCCGTGATTTCGATCCCGATCGCCTCCTGGTCGACAACTACATCCCGTTCCACACCCTCCTCATCGAGCGCCGATTGTTCGACGAGGTCGGCCTCTTCGACGCCGCTCTGCCGATCTTCGAAGACTGGGACTTCCTGATTCGACTGGCTCGCCACACCCCCTTCCGGCATCTCGCTCAGGTGACCTGCGAGTACCGGCACTTCCGTGGCGCCGACCACCATGCTCTGGGCGAAAGCCCGCGTCAGCGGTCCGATTTCCTGGCGGTCAAGGCTCGGGTCCTGGCGACCCACCAGGCCGACCTGACGGCGGAGCGCTTGGCGGCGGTGGTCGAGGGGTTGCGGCGTGAGACCGTCGAAGCGGTCGAAGAAGCCTCCGCCAGCCGCCAACATGCGGTCGAAGAACGCCGGCGTCACGCCGCCACGGCGGAGCGCTACCATCGCCTCAACGGCGAGATCGGCCCCTTGCGGCAGGATCATCAGCGTTTACAGGCGGACCTGCAGCGCCTCTACGAAGAGGAGGCGGCCTTGCGGGCGGTGGTCGAAGATCAGAACCAGCATCTCGGTCGCACCTACGACGAGATCGCGCGCCTCGAGGGCGTCATCGAGGAAATGGAGGCCACGCGGGCGTGGCGCTGGCACCTGCGCTGGAGGCGCTGGACCGGGCGATGA